TGGCCTGCCGACGGACCCAAAATGTTATGGCATTACGATGGATTGGGTGAAGGACATTCTTCTGTTGCCATTGACTCGGAGAAAATCTACCTGACAGGTATGACCGACGGAAAAGGATTTATTTATGTATTCGATATGAAAGGCAAACTACTGAATAAAAAAGAGTATGGTCCCGAATGGAATAAAAACTACAACGGATCTCGCGGTACGCTCACCCTCAACGGAGGAAAGATATACCTGGTCAGTGGTGTCGGCGACTTGTACTGTTTCGATCAGAACAGCCTCAATGTAGTATGGAAAAAGAACCTGCTGAAAGAATTTGATGCTTCCAATATCGAATGGGGGCTCAATGAAGCACCTTTGATCATCGACAATATGGTGATCGCTACTCCCGGTGGTAAAAAGAATAATGTAGTAGCCCTGGATAAGAATACGGGAACATTGATATGGAGCAGTCCCGGCGAAGGTGACCAGGCAGCTTATTGTTCTCCGCTCTATATTACAGACCAGCAGGTACCTCAGATTGTAACCATGACCGCCAATCATATTATAGGCATTGAAGCCTCAACGGGTAAAAAACTATGGTCGCACGAAAATAAAAACCGTTATTCGGTACATGCCAACACACCGGTTTACGGCAACAATATGGTATTGTGTACCAGTGGTTACGGCAGGGGTTCTACCATGCTTCGCCTGACCAACGGCGGAAGAAATGTCGAAGAAGCATGGTTCTCCAAGGA
This DNA window, taken from Bacteroidales bacterium, encodes the following:
- a CDS encoding PQQ-like beta-propeller repeat protein gives rise to the protein MKYPFLLFSLLVSLNLFAQNNIQWRNDRSGVYTETGLLKSWPADGPKMLWHYDGLGEGHSSVAIDSEKIYLTGMTDGKGFIYVFDMKGKLLNKKEYGPEWNKNYNGSRGTLTLNGGKIYLVSGVGDLYCFDQNSLNVVWKKNLLKEFDASNIEWGLNEAPLIIDNMVIATPGGKKNNVVALDKNTGTLIWSSPGEGDQAAYCSPLYITDQQVPQIVTMTANHIIGIEASTGKKLWSHENKNRYSVHANTPVYGNNMVLCTSGYGRGSTMLRLTNGGRNVEEAWFSKELDNRIGAMVKVGNYVYGSGDSNRFWFCVDWNTGEIKWKEKGLAMGNVIANDGMLYCYTDRGDMILAKASPEKFDIVSRFQITMGTEQHWAHPVIYKGMMYIRHGNTLMAYAIK